One genomic window of Luteitalea pratensis includes the following:
- a CDS encoding tetratricopeptide repeat protein encodes MLSLALLAVTLAVQPGPSQAPAPRPAARAEAYQAFLEARRLESAGDAPGAIAALEKAARLDVSPGILTELAQLYARQDRSEDAQKTAAKALSLDPDNAEAHWMLGVLGVPASVMQGDSAPARDRAAIAEAIGHLEKAAAGRPYDLNIPVVLGRLYLQVDRPDDAVKVLRTVYDGENAALEAGVLLAQALDRAGRTAEGLQVLEQVLAAEPRFFRARLQQAELFEKSRRWTQAAEAYGLAAQENPNAVELRVRQATALLSADKPEEARKVLEQVIEARPTDLQSRYLLAQTQRELGDGEGAEQTARALMTIAPADVRGPVVLSQVYADRRDHAKVIEVLTPIVEKGSISSPQSAMGVTMRLASAHMALGHQDTAIGILEKARAARPDPMMDAYLMQSLIMARRYDRAIGLGQEIRAARPGDVQVGRLLAQAYLGAKKPDEAVAILEEERKRRPEDPAVTLSLATTLADAGREPQAMALLAEAEPAFGDQVIYWFQRGAILERFHRRPEAKAAFRKALEVEPAHAPTLNYLGYMLVEDGGPMDEAVSLIEKALTEDPDNGSYLDSLGWAYFKQGRTAEARKHLERAADLSKSNSVIQDHLGDVLLALKDGNGAIAAWERALAGDGESIDAAAIKSKIARARGH; translated from the coding sequence ATGCTCTCTCTTGCCCTGCTGGCCGTGACGCTGGCGGTCCAACCCGGACCCTCGCAGGCACCTGCCCCGCGTCCCGCCGCGCGCGCCGAGGCCTACCAGGCCTTTCTCGAGGCGCGCCGACTCGAGTCCGCTGGTGATGCCCCCGGCGCGATCGCGGCCCTCGAGAAGGCGGCCAGGCTGGACGTCTCGCCTGGCATCCTCACGGAACTCGCCCAGCTCTATGCCCGGCAGGACCGGTCAGAGGACGCCCAGAAGACCGCTGCGAAGGCCCTCTCGCTCGACCCCGACAACGCCGAGGCGCACTGGATGCTCGGCGTGCTCGGCGTGCCTGCTTCGGTGATGCAGGGCGACAGCGCGCCAGCCCGGGATCGCGCGGCGATTGCCGAGGCCATCGGCCACCTCGAGAAAGCCGCGGCCGGACGGCCCTACGACCTGAACATCCCCGTCGTGCTCGGACGCCTCTATCTGCAGGTCGACCGCCCCGACGATGCGGTGAAGGTGCTGCGGACGGTCTACGACGGCGAGAACGCCGCGCTCGAGGCCGGTGTGCTGCTCGCGCAGGCGCTCGATCGGGCGGGCCGGACCGCCGAGGGCTTGCAGGTCCTCGAACAGGTCCTCGCCGCCGAGCCCCGCTTCTTCCGCGCCCGGCTGCAGCAGGCCGAACTGTTCGAGAAGTCGCGCCGGTGGACGCAGGCCGCCGAGGCCTACGGGCTGGCCGCGCAGGAGAACCCCAACGCCGTCGAATTGCGTGTCCGGCAGGCGACGGCCCTGCTGAGCGCCGACAAGCCCGAGGAGGCCCGCAAGGTGCTCGAGCAGGTGATCGAGGCGCGGCCGACCGACCTGCAGTCGCGCTATCTGTTGGCGCAGACGCAGCGCGAACTCGGTGACGGCGAGGGTGCGGAGCAGACGGCCCGGGCGCTGATGACCATAGCGCCTGCCGATGTCCGCGGGCCGGTCGTGCTCTCGCAGGTGTATGCGGACCGCCGCGACCATGCCAAGGTGATCGAGGTTCTCACGCCGATCGTCGAGAAGGGCAGCATCAGCAGCCCGCAGTCCGCGATGGGCGTCACGATGCGCCTCGCCAGCGCGCACATGGCGCTCGGTCATCAGGACACGGCCATCGGCATCCTCGAGAAGGCACGCGCCGCGCGCCCCGACCCGATGATGGACGCCTACCTGATGCAGTCGTTGATCATGGCGCGTCGCTACGACCGCGCCATCGGCCTCGGCCAGGAGATCCGCGCCGCCAGGCCCGGCGACGTGCAGGTTGGCCGACTGCTCGCCCAGGCCTACCTTGGCGCCAAGAAACCCGACGAGGCGGTGGCCATCCTCGAGGAGGAGCGCAAGCGTCGCCCCGAAGATCCGGCCGTGACCCTGTCGCTCGCCACCACGCTCGCTGATGCCGGACGCGAGCCGCAGGCCATGGCCCTGCTGGCCGAAGCGGAACCGGCGTTTGGCGACCAGGTGATCTACTGGTTCCAGCGCGGGGCGATCCTCGAGCGGTTCCATCGTCGTCCCGAGGCCAAGGCGGCGTTCCGCAAGGCGCTTGAAGTCGAGCCGGCCCACGCGCCGACGCTCAATTACCTTGGCTACATGCTGGTCGAGGATGGCGGCCCGATGGACGAGGCCGTGTCGCTCATCGAAAAGGCGCTGACCGAGGACCCCGACAACGGGTCGTACCTCGACAGCCTGGGCTGGGCGTATTTCAAGCAGGGCCGGACGGCCGAGGCGCGCAAGCACCTGGAGCGGGCGGCGGACCTGTCGAAGTCCAACTCGGTGATTCAGGATCACCTCGGCGACGTACTGCTTGCGTTGAAAGACGGCAACGGCGCGATCGCCGCGTGGGAACGTGCCCTAGCGGGAGACGGCGAGTCCATCGACGCAGCGGCAATCAAGTCGAAGATTGCGCGTGCGCGTGGACACTAG
- a CDS encoding glycosyltransferase family 9 protein produces the protein MRVLLVRLRLIGDVVFTTPIIGALRRAWPDAHLAYLIEPAAAPVVGHHPALNDVILAPRTRGWRRIRDDFRLGRRLRRDRYDLVLDLHSGPRASWLTWLSGAPRRVGFEVQGRHWAYTDVVARPREIRPRHSVENQWDILAPVLPGLEGPSPMRDPVTMVHAPEADASVDAWMRREGLSAADSLIVIHVSAGNAFRRWPLLSFVALADRLSVGEPNRRIILTSGPSEAAAAAEVVRLVRERRPSAPQAVRTCGDMSLDELHALVGRARLYIGGDSGPLHVAATTRTPIVGLYGPTLPVRSAPWRDPQLSSAAVDVGALPCRPCQQRVCVPGDFRCLTHITVDAVVAAAERALSLPASRTGAN, from the coding sequence GTGCGCGTCTTGCTCGTGCGGCTGCGCCTGATCGGCGACGTGGTCTTCACCACGCCGATCATCGGGGCGCTCCGGCGGGCCTGGCCGGATGCGCACCTTGCCTACCTCATCGAGCCGGCCGCGGCTCCCGTCGTCGGTCACCATCCGGCCCTGAACGACGTCATCCTCGCACCGCGGACGCGTGGCTGGCGCCGCATCCGCGACGATTTCCGGCTCGGCCGTCGCCTGCGGCGCGACCGATACGACCTCGTGCTCGACCTGCACAGTGGCCCGAGGGCCTCATGGCTGACCTGGCTGAGCGGCGCGCCGCGCCGGGTCGGGTTCGAGGTCCAGGGCCGGCACTGGGCCTACACCGACGTGGTGGCTCGTCCCCGCGAAATCCGGCCACGTCACTCGGTCGAGAACCAATGGGACATCCTGGCACCCGTGCTGCCGGGCCTCGAGGGCCCCTCGCCCATGCGGGACCCGGTGACGATGGTGCACGCCCCTGAGGCGGATGCCAGCGTCGATGCCTGGATGCGTCGCGAAGGCCTGTCGGCGGCCGACAGCCTGATCGTCATCCATGTCAGCGCCGGCAACGCATTCCGGCGGTGGCCGCTGCTCTCTTTCGTTGCGCTGGCCGATAGACTGTCCGTGGGCGAGCCCAATCGTCGTATCATCCTGACGTCCGGACCATCGGAGGCGGCCGCGGCTGCCGAGGTGGTCCGTCTGGTGCGTGAGCGCCGGCCCTCTGCCCCGCAGGCGGTTCGAACCTGCGGAGACATGTCGTTGGACGAGTTGCACGCCCTGGTTGGTCGGGCACGGCTCTACATCGGCGGAGACAGCGGGCCGTTGCACGTCGCCGCCACTACCAGGACGCCCATCGTGGGTCTGTACGGGCCCACGTTGCCGGTGCGATCGGCACCTTGGCGTGACCCGCAGCTCTCGAGCGCGGCCGTTGATGTCGGGGCGCTGCCCTGCCGGCCGTGCCAACAACGCGTCTGCGTACCCGGAGACTTCCGGTGCCTGACGCACATCACCGTCGACGCGGTCGTCGCGGCTGCCGAGCGGGCCCTGTCGCTCCCGGCATCCCGGACCGGCGCCAACTGA
- a CDS encoding O-antigen ligase family protein → MDRLETLSLSVLLCFVAALQLSVAASGVLLALTLLCWTALLVMREEQLEVPTFFWPLVAYAAVTLISTTASVDPAVSLVDSKQLVLFLIVPLVYRLARGHRAHLFASVIIAVGAASALVGLFQYGFLHFDNLGRRPQGALTHYMTYSGALMIVACVAAARLLFGGRDRVWPLLVLPAVLVALGLTFTRSAWVGVCIGMAVLLALRDRRLVAAVPLVLAMAVVLAPSSITDRVYSIFDLKDPTNRDRFAMLKSGAAMVEDHPLTGVGPDQVKAVYQQYRVPESVQPLNVHLHNVPMQIAAERGLPALLVWLWFIAAVARDLYRRVQHRTGVTRALAAGALASLFAMLGAGLFEYNFGDSEFLMLLLVVLTLPFAAERPESVPRHL, encoded by the coding sequence ATGGATCGCCTCGAGACGCTCTCGCTCTCAGTGCTCCTGTGCTTTGTCGCCGCGCTGCAGCTGTCGGTGGCGGCCTCGGGCGTCCTGCTCGCCCTGACACTCCTCTGCTGGACCGCGCTCCTCGTGATGCGGGAGGAGCAGCTCGAGGTGCCCACGTTTTTCTGGCCCCTCGTCGCGTATGCCGCCGTCACCCTGATTTCCACGACCGCCTCGGTGGACCCCGCCGTCAGCCTGGTCGACTCCAAGCAGCTGGTGCTGTTCCTGATCGTGCCGCTGGTGTATCGCCTCGCGCGCGGTCATCGGGCGCACCTGTTCGCGTCGGTGATCATCGCCGTCGGCGCCGCCAGTGCCCTCGTCGGGCTGTTCCAGTACGGGTTCCTGCATTTCGACAACCTCGGTCGTCGTCCGCAGGGCGCGCTCACCCACTACATGACGTATTCGGGCGCGCTCATGATCGTGGCCTGCGTCGCGGCCGCGCGCCTGCTGTTCGGCGGCAGGGATCGCGTCTGGCCACTGCTGGTGCTGCCGGCCGTGCTCGTCGCCCTCGGACTCACGTTCACGCGCAGCGCGTGGGTCGGCGTCTGCATCGGCATGGCGGTACTGTTGGCGCTGCGTGACCGCCGCCTCGTGGCCGCTGTCCCCCTCGTGCTTGCCATGGCCGTGGTCCTCGCGCCGAGCAGCATCACCGACCGCGTCTACTCGATCTTCGATCTCAAGGACCCGACCAACCGCGATCGCTTCGCCATGCTGAAGTCGGGCGCGGCGATGGTCGAGGACCACCCGCTGACGGGCGTCGGCCCCGACCAGGTCAAGGCCGTCTACCAGCAGTACCGCGTGCCGGAGTCGGTACAGCCATTGAACGTGCACCTGCACAACGTGCCGATGCAGATCGCCGCCGAGCGCGGGCTACCGGCACTGCTGGTGTGGCTCTGGTTCATCGCCGCGGTCGCGCGCGACCTGTACCGCCGCGTCCAGCACCGGACTGGCGTCACCCGGGCACTCGCGGCGGGCGCCCTCGCCTCGCTGTTCGCCATGCTCGGGGCCGGCCTGTTCGAGTACAACTTCGGCGACTCCGAGTTCCTGATGCTCCTGCTCGTGGTGCTCACGCTGCCCTTTGCGGCCGAGCGCCCGGAGTCGGTCCCCCGGCATCTGTGA
- a CDS encoding bifunctional heptose 7-phosphate kinase/heptose 1-phosphate adenyltransferase, translating to MTHAIGQARARSLIHDFSGRRVVVVGDVMLDHFLFGRVQRLSPEAPVPIVEYDHDDYRPGGAANVAMNLAALGASVSLIGVVGADDSAGGLQQLLADGSVDVTDLVTDDTRRTTRKLRIVTQRQQQVARVDFENDADINGAVADQVKAAIDARCADADIVLVSDYLKGVVTSVTMAAVVQAAAPRRIAVLVDPKIPHLDLYRGVTLVTPNQVEAETATHARIRTDSEARDAARRLRERLECASVVITRGEQGMWVLDGSTTPATEANFAATALEVSDVTGAGDTVIGTLALALAAKASLVEAAQLATLAAGVAVSRFGPVAVTRDELLARLA from the coding sequence GTGACTCACGCCATCGGTCAGGCCCGCGCACGATCGCTGATCCACGATTTCTCCGGGCGCCGCGTGGTCGTCGTCGGCGACGTGATGCTCGACCACTTCCTGTTCGGGCGTGTGCAGCGGCTGTCGCCGGAGGCTCCCGTCCCGATCGTCGAGTACGACCATGACGACTACCGTCCCGGCGGGGCCGCCAATGTGGCCATGAACCTCGCGGCACTAGGCGCGTCGGTGTCGCTGATTGGTGTCGTCGGGGCCGACGACTCGGCCGGAGGCTTGCAACAACTCCTGGCCGACGGCAGCGTCGACGTCACCGACCTGGTCACCGACGACACCCGTCGCACGACACGCAAGTTGCGAATCGTGACGCAACGCCAGCAGCAGGTCGCGCGGGTGGATTTCGAGAACGACGCGGATATCAATGGCGCTGTTGCCGACCAGGTGAAAGCCGCCATCGACGCCAGGTGCGCCGACGCCGACATCGTGCTCGTGTCCGACTACCTCAAGGGCGTCGTCACGAGCGTCACGATGGCTGCCGTCGTTCAGGCCGCGGCGCCCCGACGGATCGCGGTGCTCGTGGACCCGAAGATTCCACACCTGGATCTGTATCGGGGCGTCACGCTCGTGACCCCGAACCAGGTGGAGGCCGAGACCGCCACGCACGCGCGTATTCGTACCGATAGCGAGGCCCGCGACGCTGCGAGGCGCCTCCGCGAACGACTGGAGTGCGCGTCGGTGGTCATCACGCGCGGCGAGCAGGGCATGTGGGTGCTCGATGGGAGCACCACGCCGGCGACCGAGGCCAACTTCGCCGCGACCGCGCTGGAAGTGTCGGACGTGACCGGCGCGGGCGACACCGTGATCGGCACACTCGCTCTCGCTCTCGCGGCGAAAGCGTCGCTGGTCGAAGCCGCCCAGCTCGCCACTCTCGCCGCTGGCGTCGCCGTCAGCCGGTTCGGTCCGGTAGCAGTCACCCGAGACGAGCTCCTGGCTCGGCTCGCGTAA
- the purH gene encoding bifunctional phosphoribosylaminoimidazolecarboxamide formyltransferase/IMP cyclohydrolase — protein MPSYALISVSDKTGLAPFARGLADLGYQLLSTGGTAKSLEADGLAVTQVSEVTGFPEMLDGRVKTLHPRVHGGILARRDKPGHLASLAEHGIPLIDLVVVNLYPFAKAAADPATTVPGLIEQIDIGGPGMVRAGAKNFRDVLVLVDPVDYPRVLEALAGGATAVPQSLRFELARKAFAHTGAYDQMIAAELAHVAMADDGGTRIPADERETFPEQVTRTLSRIRVLRYGENPHQPAAWYADGPTGFGNVTIHQGKELSFTNLLDLDAAARIVLEFTEPAASVIKHTNPCGVATGADAADAYVRAREADPLSAFGGIIGLNRTLDAATAEAIVSTFIEAVVAPDVDDAARAILARKANLRVVTADFAALASAASLEWRSILGASLVQQRDRVIEARAAWGPEGELTVVTKRQPTADEWQALRFAWRVCAHVKSNTILFASADRTLGVGAGQMSRVDSVKVAIMKAGDGNLGGSVVASDAFFPFRDGLDAVAAAGATAVVQPGGSVRDQEVIEAADEHGITMVFTGRRHFRH, from the coding sequence ATGCCTTCCTACGCCCTGATCAGTGTGTCCGACAAGACCGGCCTGGCGCCCTTCGCGCGCGGCCTGGCGGACCTCGGTTACCAACTGCTGTCCACCGGCGGTACCGCGAAGTCGCTCGAGGCCGACGGCCTCGCCGTGACGCAGGTATCCGAGGTCACGGGCTTTCCCGAAATGCTCGACGGCCGCGTCAAGACACTGCACCCGCGGGTACACGGCGGCATCCTGGCGCGGCGCGACAAGCCCGGTCATCTCGCATCGCTGGCCGAACACGGCATCCCGTTGATCGATCTGGTGGTCGTCAATCTCTATCCGTTCGCGAAGGCGGCAGCCGACCCGGCGACGACGGTCCCGGGGCTGATCGAGCAGATCGACATCGGCGGTCCCGGCATGGTGCGCGCGGGAGCCAAGAACTTCCGCGACGTACTGGTTCTCGTCGACCCGGTCGACTACCCGCGCGTGCTCGAGGCCCTTGCCGGCGGCGCCACGGCCGTGCCCCAGTCCCTCCGCTTCGAACTGGCCCGCAAGGCCTTCGCGCATACCGGGGCGTACGACCAGATGATCGCCGCCGAACTCGCGCACGTGGCGATGGCCGACGATGGCGGCACGCGCATCCCGGCCGACGAACGCGAGACGTTCCCGGAGCAGGTCACCCGGACCCTTTCCCGCATCCGCGTCTTGCGGTACGGGGAGAACCCGCACCAGCCCGCGGCGTGGTACGCGGATGGTCCGACCGGCTTCGGCAACGTGACCATCCACCAGGGCAAGGAGCTCAGCTTCACCAATCTCCTCGACCTCGACGCCGCCGCGCGCATCGTCCTCGAGTTCACAGAACCTGCCGCCAGCGTGATCAAGCACACGAACCCGTGCGGCGTGGCGACGGGTGCCGATGCGGCAGACGCCTACGTTCGCGCCCGTGAGGCGGATCCGCTGTCGGCCTTCGGCGGCATCATCGGCCTCAATCGCACGCTCGATGCCGCGACTGCGGAGGCGATCGTGTCGACCTTCATCGAGGCGGTGGTGGCACCGGACGTCGACGACGCCGCGAGGGCCATTCTCGCCAGGAAGGCCAACCTGCGAGTCGTCACCGCGGACTTTGCGGCGCTGGCGTCGGCGGCATCGCTCGAGTGGCGGTCGATCCTCGGTGCGTCACTGGTGCAGCAGCGCGACCGCGTCATCGAGGCCCGCGCGGCGTGGGGGCCTGAGGGTGAGCTCACGGTGGTCACGAAACGGCAGCCCACCGCCGACGAGTGGCAGGCGCTCCGCTTCGCCTGGCGTGTCTGCGCGCACGTCAAGTCCAACACGATCCTGTTTGCCTCGGCGGACCGCACCCTGGGTGTCGGCGCGGGCCAGATGAGCCGCGTCGACTCGGTGAAGGTGGCGATCATGAAGGCGGGCGACGGGAACCTGGGCGGATCGGTGGTGGCCTCGGATGCGTTCTTCCCGTTCCGTGACGGGCTGGACGCCGTCGCGGCGGCCGGCGCCACGGCGGTGGTGCAGCCGGGCGGGTCAGTGCGCGATCAGGAAGTGATCGAGGCAGCCGACGAGCACGGGATCACCATGGTATTCACCGGGCGGCGGCACTTCAGGCACTAA
- a CDS encoding cold-shock protein, with protein MERITGKVKWFNNAKGYGFIERESGSDVFVHFSAIQGAGFRTLEEGQPVEFEIVDGPKGPQAGNVTKAG; from the coding sequence ATGGAACGCATCACGGGCAAGGTCAAGTGGTTCAACAACGCCAAGGGTTACGGTTTCATCGAGCGCGAATCGGGTAGTGACGTGTTCGTGCACTTCTCCGCCATTCAGGGCGCCGGCTTCCGGACACTGGAGGAGGGGCAGCCGGTGGAGTTCGAGATCGTCGACGGTCCGAAGGGACCGCAAGCCGGCAACGTGACGAAAGCCGGCTAG
- a CDS encoding MXAN_5187 C-terminal domain-containing protein gives MPPPSALERELQALAVHLKKVEAEYTMYFSGRTGRPPIESRAALERAFKRFGRTPFDSPVTRFQFTTLQARYSSFSDLWDRGVRAREEGRGGPFMRQPPAVPAPASDEVVHATAFRDPVQEMDKLRDLYDALMDARRDEGHEVVPFHRFATLVREQVKALQDRHPGDQVWFRVTRQAGKVNLSARAVRPPADDDHGG, from the coding sequence GTGCCCCCACCCAGCGCTCTCGAACGCGAACTGCAGGCCCTGGCCGTCCATTTGAAGAAGGTGGAGGCCGAGTACACGATGTACTTCTCGGGACGGACCGGCCGTCCGCCCATCGAGAGCCGCGCCGCCCTCGAGCGTGCGTTCAAGCGCTTCGGCCGTACGCCGTTCGACAGCCCGGTCACCCGCTTCCAGTTCACGACCCTGCAGGCCCGTTACTCCTCGTTCTCGGATCTGTGGGACCGCGGCGTACGGGCACGCGAAGAGGGGCGTGGCGGTCCGTTCATGCGCCAGCCGCCGGCGGTCCCGGCGCCGGCGTCAGACGAGGTCGTCCACGCGACGGCGTTCCGCGACCCGGTGCAGGAGATGGACAAGCTGCGTGACCTGTACGACGCGCTCATGGACGCGAGGCGCGACGAGGGCCACGAGGTGGTGCCCTTCCACAGATTCGCAACGCTGGTGCGCGAGCAGGTGAAGGCGCTCCAGGACAGGCATCCGGGGGACCAGGTCTGGTTCCGGGTGACTCGGCAGGCAGGAAAGGTGAACCTCTCGGCGAGGGCCGTCAGGCCGCCGGCCGACGATGACCACGGCGGGTAG